From a region of the uncultured Desulfatiglans sp. genome:
- a CDS encoding Type VI secretion protein, EvpB/VC_A0108 family, whose translation MAEEREQQAAAAAPAEATEERSILDEIVQATRLQPSDEAYGVTKRGVEALITQLLEPGREMPKISKAVVDEMIAEIDKRLGMQLDVILHHPDFQKLESAWRSMKYLIDKTDFRENNKIEILNVSKEDLLEDFEDAPEITKSGLYKTVYTAEYGQFGGQPYAAMIGNYAFGAGPLDIKLLQYLASVASMAHAPFIGAAGQAMFGLDDFNGLPQLKDLKSIFEGPQYTKWQSFRQSEDARYVGLALPRFLLRLPYGPETAPVKAFGYQEDVSANHGDYLWGNAAFAFATRLTDSFAKYRWCANIIGPKGGGTVEDLPLHQYEAMGAIQTKIPTEVLISERREYELAEEGFIALTMRKGSDNAAFFSANSVQKPKFFGISKEGKEAELNYKLGLQLPYMFVINRLAHYLKVIQRENIGTWKERADLERELNTWITQYVVNMDNPAPEVRSRRPLRQAQVTVEDVEGEPGWYRVGLKVRPHFKYMGAFFTLSLVGKLDKE comes from the coding sequence ATGGCAGAAGAACGCGAGCAGCAGGCTGCCGCCGCCGCTCCTGCGGAAGCGACGGAGGAGCGCTCAATCCTGGACGAAATCGTTCAGGCCACCAGACTTCAACCCTCGGACGAGGCCTATGGGGTGACGAAACGGGGGGTCGAGGCGCTGATCACCCAACTCCTGGAGCCGGGGCGCGAGATGCCCAAGATCTCGAAGGCGGTGGTCGACGAGATGATCGCGGAGATCGACAAGCGCCTCGGGATGCAGTTGGACGTCATCCTGCACCACCCCGATTTTCAGAAGCTCGAATCGGCCTGGCGCTCGATGAAGTACCTGATCGACAAGACCGATTTCCGGGAAAACAACAAGATCGAGATCCTGAACGTCAGCAAGGAGGACCTTCTCGAGGACTTCGAGGACGCCCCTGAGATCACCAAATCCGGGCTCTACAAGACCGTCTATACGGCGGAATACGGCCAGTTCGGCGGACAGCCCTACGCGGCGATGATCGGGAATTACGCCTTCGGGGCCGGTCCCCTGGACATCAAACTCCTGCAATATCTGGCGAGCGTGGCCTCCATGGCCCATGCGCCCTTTATCGGCGCCGCCGGGCAGGCCATGTTCGGCCTGGACGATTTCAACGGGCTGCCTCAGCTGAAGGATCTGAAATCCATCTTCGAGGGGCCTCAGTACACCAAGTGGCAGTCGTTCCGGCAGAGCGAGGATGCCCGATACGTCGGGCTGGCCCTGCCGCGCTTCCTGCTGCGCCTGCCTTACGGGCCGGAGACCGCGCCCGTCAAGGCCTTCGGTTACCAGGAAGACGTCTCGGCCAACCACGGCGACTACCTCTGGGGCAACGCCGCCTTCGCCTTCGCGACACGCCTGACGGACAGCTTCGCCAAGTATCGCTGGTGCGCGAACATCATCGGCCCGAAGGGCGGGGGCACCGTGGAGGACCTGCCCCTGCACCAGTACGAGGCGATGGGGGCCATCCAGACCAAGATCCCGACCGAGGTGCTGATCAGCGAACGGCGGGAATACGAACTGGCCGAAGAGGGCTTCATCGCCCTGACCATGCGCAAGGGGAGCGACAACGCCGCCTTCTTCTCGGCCAACTCGGTCCAGAAGCCCAAATTCTTCGGGATCAGCAAGGAGGGGAAGGAGGCCGAACTGAACTACAAGCTGGGACTGCAACTGCCTTACATGTTCGTCATCAACCGCCTGGCCCATTACCTGAAGGTCATCCAGCGGGAAAACATCGGCACCTGGAAGGAAAGGGCCGATCTCGAGCGCGAGTTGAACACCTGGATCACGCAATACGTGGTCAACATGGACAACCCCGCGCCGGAGGTCCGCAGCCGGCGGCCGCTTCGGCAGGCGCAGGTGACCGTCGAGGACGTGGAGGGCGAGCCGGGCTGGTACAGGGTCGGATTGAAGGTCAGGCCTCATTTCAAATACATGGGGGCCTTCTTCACCCTCTCCCTGGTCGGCAAACTGGACAAGGAATAA
- the tssF gene encoding Type VI secretion system protein TssF, translating into MISRYFQQELAQLRELGEEFARAHPAVAPMLGGAGADPDVERLLEGVAFLTAQIREKIEDDFPEIIHELIQLIWPHYLRPIPCTTVIAFKPKPMLKQPLIIARGAQIASVPVEGTPCLFRTCCDVELHPLHLLEASYIEAAGHPPAVRILLELRGMKLADWTPRTLRLFLGGGYAQSADLYLLLRRSLHRVLLTPAEGGASCALPPDALQPAGFSPAEALLPYPPHSFPGYRILQEYFILPEKFCFLDLNGWERWRDRGPGDRFEIVFELDHTPSPPPRIRREHVVLGAATAVNLFGHDADPIRLDHRTTGYPVRPSGVNTQHYQVYDIQEVIGVAQGSARQRAYQPFEVFSAQGGPVPVYQKVFRPSPVRAGYDVSLSVSYPPGEGLPAPETLSIRLLCTNGTLPENLRAGDIALPTSRSPEFAEFANIRPPAPNILPPLGSNLLWRLLGHLSLNYLSLQKPEHLRALLELYIFPQSRDRRAVLANRKRIEGIQGIHVLPADRLISGIPMRGRHIILQMRQDHFAGAGDLFLFGCVLDYFLGVYASLNTFTRIEIEEVLKGERLQWPARVGDRFLI; encoded by the coding sequence ATGATCAGCCGATATTTTCAGCAGGAGCTGGCGCAGCTGAGAGAGCTCGGCGAGGAGTTCGCCCGGGCGCACCCTGCCGTCGCCCCCATGCTCGGCGGGGCCGGCGCGGACCCCGATGTCGAGCGCCTCCTCGAAGGCGTGGCCTTTCTGACGGCCCAGATCAGGGAGAAGATCGAGGACGACTTCCCCGAGATCATCCATGAGCTGATCCAGCTCATCTGGCCGCACTATCTGCGGCCGATCCCCTGCACCACCGTGATCGCCTTCAAGCCCAAGCCCATGCTCAAGCAGCCCCTGATCATCGCAAGAGGCGCCCAGATCGCGTCCGTTCCGGTCGAAGGGACGCCGTGCCTCTTCCGAACCTGCTGCGATGTGGAGCTCCACCCGCTCCACCTGCTCGAGGCATCGTATATCGAAGCGGCGGGCCATCCGCCCGCCGTCCGCATCCTCCTCGAGCTGCGCGGCATGAAACTCGCCGATTGGACCCCCCGCACCCTGAGGCTCTTTCTGGGAGGCGGGTATGCCCAGTCAGCCGACCTCTACCTCCTGCTGCGCAGAAGTCTCCACCGGGTTTTGCTCACACCCGCGGAGGGAGGCGCATCCTGTGCCCTCCCGCCGGATGCCCTGCAGCCCGCCGGGTTTTCCCCCGCAGAGGCGCTCCTCCCTTATCCGCCGCATTCCTTTCCGGGCTATCGGATCCTGCAGGAATACTTCATCCTCCCGGAAAAATTCTGCTTCCTGGACTTGAACGGCTGGGAGCGCTGGCGCGATCGAGGTCCCGGCGACCGGTTCGAGATCGTGTTCGAACTGGACCACACCCCGTCACCCCCTCCCAGGATCCGCAGGGAACATGTCGTCCTCGGGGCCGCCACGGCCGTCAACCTCTTCGGCCACGACGCGGATCCGATCAGGCTGGACCACCGGACGACCGGCTATCCGGTGCGCCCTTCCGGCGTCAACACCCAGCACTACCAGGTCTACGACATCCAGGAGGTCATCGGGGTGGCTCAGGGTAGCGCCCGGCAGCGCGCCTATCAGCCCTTCGAGGTCTTCAGCGCCCAGGGAGGACCCGTGCCGGTCTATCAGAAGGTCTTCCGCCCTTCCCCTGTCCGGGCCGGGTACGACGTCTCCCTGTCGGTGTCCTATCCCCCCGGAGAGGGCCTGCCTGCGCCGGAGACCCTCTCCATCCGGCTGCTCTGCACGAACGGAACCCTCCCGGAAAACCTGCGTGCCGGGGACATCGCGCTGCCGACCAGCCGTTCGCCCGAATTCGCCGAGTTCGCCAATATCCGTCCGCCTGCGCCCAACATCCTGCCGCCGCTCGGCTCCAACCTCCTCTGGCGCCTGCTGGGGCATCTGTCGCTCAATTACCTCTCCCTGCAGAAGCCCGAGCATCTGCGGGCGCTGCTCGAACTCTACATCTTTCCCCAGAGCCGGGACCGCCGTGCGGTCCTAGCCAACCGCAAGCGCATCGAGGGCATCCAGGGCATCCACGTGCTCCCGGCCGACCGGCTGATCTCGGGCATCCCGATGCGGGGTCGCCACATCATCCTCCAGATGCGTCAGGACCACTTTGCCGGAGCAGGAGACCTGTTTCTCTTCGGTTGCGTCCTGGATTATTTTCTTGGCGTCTATGCCTCTCTCAACACCTTTACACGGATCGAGATCGAAGAGGTCCTGAAAGGAGAACGTCTGCAATGGCCGGCCAGGGTGGGAGACCGTTTTCTGATCTGA
- a CDS encoding putative Type VI secretion-associated protein, VC_A0119 family (Evidence 3 : Putative function from multiple computational evidences), which produces MDPWSLGKEPIRPEQPAGVDARYDPDFEALQAEIDKLSTPSAMGGTDWETVERLAAAILSGKSKDLLAASYFAVAAIRTRGLDDLVHVPGYRGRFSIRNNPRYPVIRTRGLDDLVHVPGYRGRFSIRNNPRYPVIRTRGLEGLAQGLQVMGDLIEHFWEDLFPPKKRMRGRAAALEWWVEKSAAALEDLKPEGAAAEAVQQYREALMRVDALLQANLDSPPLTRPLERFIDALPLQTGEAAEPAQGPAPPSLEASASTAAAAPGEVPALKKGPEDTTPQSAPAPAGAAASEPHPLRRTVENPPASAPSPGPPQEPVSGPAAPPAGVRPEPGEAGPGTQPASAVEAEKVLRGAFQAVRRTADYYLGQDLSDPRSYRLRRIASWSLIQALPPAAGGRTEVPPPMNRPLLENEWKGLEAKGSWEILIRSAEERLQSAVLWLDLNRLTAESLARMGPRCEAARDAVVHETVSLVKRLCGIEELSFSDGTPFADGATRSWLESHRHRSKTEAPETVQGAAAGAANGPDAALLEQARELAGRKRLAEAAELLQRGLCSGTSRRRQMGWRLSLCELLLGAAETQAALPQLEAVLQDIDAFQLESWDPDLAVKALRLVWRGFSAAPADDVRNRGAAILDRIARLAPADALRLAGR; this is translated from the coding sequence ATGGACCCGTGGTCTCTCGGTAAGGAACCGATTCGGCCGGAGCAGCCGGCAGGCGTGGATGCGCGCTACGACCCCGATTTCGAGGCCCTCCAGGCCGAAATCGACAAGCTTTCGACGCCTTCCGCCATGGGCGGCACCGACTGGGAAACGGTCGAACGCCTCGCGGCGGCCATTCTTTCCGGCAAATCGAAGGACCTGCTCGCGGCCAGCTATTTCGCGGTGGCGGCGATCCGCACCCGCGGTCTCGATGATTTGGTGCACGTACCGGGATACCGTGGGCGATTTTCGATTAGAAATAACCCACGGTATCCCGTGATCCGCACCCGCGGTCTCGATGATTTGGTGCACGTACCGGGATACCGTGGGCGATTTTCGATTAGAAATAACCCACGGTATCCCGTGATCCGCACCCGCGGTCTCGAAGGTCTCGCTCAGGGTCTGCAGGTCATGGGTGATCTGATCGAACACTTCTGGGAGGATCTCTTTCCGCCGAAGAAACGGATGCGCGGCCGGGCGGCGGCCCTCGAATGGTGGGTCGAAAAGAGCGCGGCGGCGCTGGAGGACCTCAAGCCCGAAGGAGCGGCGGCGGAGGCGGTGCAGCAATACCGTGAGGCCCTGATGCGGGTCGATGCCCTGCTTCAGGCGAACCTCGACAGTCCGCCGCTGACCAGACCCCTCGAACGGTTTATCGATGCCCTACCGCTGCAGACCGGGGAGGCTGCGGAACCCGCCCAGGGCCCGGCGCCTCCCTCGCTAGAGGCATCGGCTTCAACTGCAGCCGCTGCGCCGGGCGAGGTCCCGGCGCTCAAGAAGGGGCCTGAGGACACAACGCCTCAATCCGCTCCAGCCCCGGCCGGGGCGGCCGCTTCCGAGCCGCATCCCCTGCGAAGAACCGTCGAAAATCCGCCGGCCTCGGCTCCCTCTCCAGGCCCGCCGCAAGAGCCGGTCTCCGGGCCTGCCGCCCCTCCCGCTGGGGTGCGGCCCGAACCCGGCGAGGCAGGGCCGGGAACCCAGCCCGCCTCAGCGGTCGAGGCGGAAAAGGTCTTGCGCGGCGCCTTTCAGGCGGTCCGGCGGACGGCCGATTATTACCTCGGACAGGACCTGAGCGACCCCCGGTCATACCGCCTGCGACGAATCGCGTCCTGGTCCCTGATCCAGGCCCTGCCCCCGGCCGCCGGCGGGAGGACCGAGGTCCCGCCGCCCATGAACAGGCCCCTTCTGGAAAACGAATGGAAGGGCCTGGAAGCGAAGGGCAGTTGGGAGATCCTGATCCGCAGCGCCGAGGAGCGCCTCCAGAGCGCCGTCCTGTGGCTCGACCTGAACCGCCTCACGGCCGAGTCCCTGGCTCGGATGGGCCCCCGCTGTGAAGCCGCCCGGGACGCTGTCGTCCATGAGACCGTATCCCTGGTCAAGCGCCTCTGCGGAATCGAGGAATTGAGCTTTTCGGACGGGACCCCTTTCGCCGACGGGGCCACACGATCCTGGCTGGAATCCCACCGGCACCGGTCGAAAACAGAGGCGCCTGAGACCGTGCAGGGGGCCGCAGCAGGCGCGGCAAACGGCCCGGATGCAGCCTTGCTGGAGCAGGCGCGCGAACTGGCCGGCCGCAAACGCCTGGCCGAGGCAGCCGAACTGCTGCAGCGCGGTCTATGCAGCGGGACGTCCCGGCGCAGGCAGATGGGATGGCGCCTGAGCCTGTGCGAATTGCTGCTCGGCGCCGCCGAGACCCAGGCGGCCTTGCCTCAGCTGGAGGCGGTCCTGCAGGACATCGACGCCTTCCAGTTGGAGAGCTGGGACCCGGACCTTGCTGTCAAGGCGCTCAGACTCGTCTGGCGCGGATTCAGCGCCGCACCGGCGGACGACGTGCGAAATCGAGGCGCCGCCATCCTCGACCGCATCGCGAGACTCGCGCCGGCCGACGCCCTGCGTCTGGCCGGACGTTGA
- a CDS encoding Type VI secretion protein, VC_A0111 family, translating to MAGQGGRPFSDLKDALIEEGQRFAFYQVIRLLRTLQRPGPEGRKPPADDVGAVRIRPKLDLAFPPADVDRVEELRPDEQGRPVYRVTANFLGLYGVSSPLPVFYTEDLLDEADAEESVTRDFVDAVNQPLFMLLFRAWMKNRLFLQVNEERSSDDLERLFALLGLGEPVLRDAMPGASGLLRYLGLLTQFPRSALGLACLLGDALHGIPMDIIPCILRTAPIPPDQRLSLGSAGNALGKTSYLGETVQDRMGRFRIRAGPLDAASFLALLPGGRDFARLRSLMAFYVTEPLEYDLELVLGAGEARPVCLGGLAWARLGLDTWTFSGGVVEEASVRFFPERLPIPAVHPPHTGTEAGGRSGAAENR from the coding sequence ATGGCCGGCCAGGGTGGGAGACCGTTTTCTGATCTGAAAGACGCCCTGATCGAGGAAGGGCAGCGCTTCGCCTTTTATCAGGTGATCCGGTTGCTGCGCACGCTGCAGCGGCCTGGACCGGAAGGGCGAAAACCTCCCGCGGATGATGTCGGAGCCGTCAGGATCCGTCCGAAGCTCGATCTGGCCTTTCCGCCGGCCGATGTGGACCGGGTCGAAGAACTGCGCCCCGATGAGCAGGGGCGGCCCGTCTACCGCGTAACCGCCAACTTCCTGGGGCTGTACGGTGTCTCTTCGCCGCTGCCTGTCTTTTACACAGAGGATCTCCTCGATGAGGCCGATGCAGAGGAGTCGGTCACCCGGGATTTCGTCGACGCCGTGAATCAGCCCTTGTTCATGCTGCTCTTCAGGGCCTGGATGAAAAACCGGCTGTTTCTACAAGTCAATGAAGAGCGAAGCAGCGACGACCTGGAGCGGCTTTTCGCGCTTCTCGGCCTTGGAGAACCGGTTCTCCGAGATGCCATGCCGGGGGCGTCCGGCCTGCTCCGCTACCTCGGGCTCCTCACGCAGTTTCCCCGTTCGGCCCTCGGCCTCGCATGCCTTCTTGGGGACGCGCTTCACGGCATCCCGATGGATATCATCCCCTGCATCCTCAGGACCGCTCCCATCCCGCCGGATCAACGCCTCTCGCTGGGATCTGCCGGAAACGCGCTCGGGAAGACCAGCTATCTGGGTGAAACCGTTCAGGACCGGATGGGACGGTTCCGCATCCGCGCTGGCCCCCTCGACGCCGCGTCATTCCTGGCGCTCCTCCCCGGCGGGCGCGACTTCGCACGACTGAGGTCGTTGATGGCGTTTTACGTGACGGAGCCCCTGGAATACGACCTCGAACTGGTGCTCGGCGCCGGCGAGGCCAGGCCGGTCTGCCTCGGAGGTCTGGCCTGGGCCCGGCTCGGGCTGGACACCTGGACCTTTTCGGGCGGAGTGGTGGAAGAAGCCAGCGTGCGGTTCTTTCCCGAAAGGCTTCCAATCCCTGCCGTCCACCCGCCTCACACCGGCACGGAGGCCGGCGGGAGGAGCGGTGCAGCGGAGAATCGTTGA
- a CDS encoding Type VI secretion protein, VC_A0107 family: MAKEGSVAPRERVNIVYRPALGDAQEEVELPLKLLILGDFTGRPDERPLEDREPINIDKDNFNEVLKAQGIGLNISVPNRLAEEPDAEMNVDLQFESLKDFEPEAVARKTPELKRLLELREALGALKGPLSNLPNFRKKIQELVKDEAAREQLLKELGAEEK; encoded by the coding sequence ATGGCCAAAGAAGGATCCGTTGCCCCGCGTGAAAGGGTGAACATCGTCTACCGTCCGGCTCTGGGCGATGCCCAGGAAGAGGTGGAACTGCCTTTGAAACTCCTGATCCTGGGCGATTTCACCGGCAGGCCGGATGAGCGGCCCCTCGAAGACCGCGAGCCGATCAACATCGACAAGGACAATTTCAACGAGGTGCTGAAGGCGCAGGGCATCGGGCTGAACATCTCCGTGCCGAACCGTCTTGCCGAGGAGCCCGACGCGGAGATGAATGTCGACCTGCAGTTCGAGTCCCTTAAAGACTTCGAACCGGAGGCGGTGGCCCGCAAGACGCCTGAACTCAAGCGCCTGCTCGAACTGCGCGAGGCCCTGGGCGCACTCAAAGGCCCTTTGAGCAACCTGCCGAATTTCAGAAAGAAGATACAAGAGCTGGTGAAGGACGAAGCCGCGCGCGAGCAGCTTCTGAAGGAACTCGGCGCGGAAGAAAAATAA
- a CDS encoding conserved hypothetical protein (Evidence 4 : Unknown function but conserved in other organisms), with amino-acid sequence MAQTVHLFLKANGQDIQGDSTITSMERENSIECLSFKDSVRTAREAATGMATGQRTYEPLRIVKRIDKSSPLLFKALTNNEVIEGVFKFYRPNPAGDGSTQYFFTIEIQEGRISTITRFSPDVIDPASANTPPTEEVSFVFGYIRMCYEPDGVEHIDHWSERT; translated from the coding sequence ATGGCTCAGACCGTACATCTTTTCCTCAAGGCCAATGGTCAGGACATCCAGGGGGACTCCACCATCACCTCCATGGAGCGGGAAAACTCGATCGAGTGCCTTTCCTTCAAGGACTCGGTCCGGACGGCGCGCGAGGCCGCCACAGGCATGGCGACCGGGCAGAGGACCTATGAGCCGCTCCGGATCGTCAAGCGGATCGACAAGAGCTCGCCGCTCCTGTTCAAGGCGCTGACAAACAACGAGGTCATCGAAGGCGTCTTCAAGTTTTATCGGCCCAACCCCGCCGGCGACGGCTCCACCCAGTACTTTTTCACCATCGAGATCCAGGAGGGGCGGATCTCGACAATCACACGGTTCAGCCCCGACGTCATCGATCCGGCATCGGCCAACACACCGCCCACCGAAGAGGTGTCGTTCGTTTTCGGGTACATCCGGATGTGCTACGAACCCGACGGCGTCGAACATATCGACCATTGGAGTGAACGTACCTGA
- a CDS encoding hypothetical protein (Evidence 5 : Unknown function), translating into MERRSSGLYRGKDLSRRVVPLYPQRCPADCAADSGREGQGRMVLQLPEGIIDPRRADHWARSDQSCVKTDCSSGSGPGRRRPSHGRAKIPCASSSPCSGTCRGSSTPGRAVSPSPRTTGYRI; encoded by the coding sequence ATGGAACGGCGGTCTTCGGGTCTCTATCGAGGAAAGGACCTGTCGCGCCGGGTTGTGCCGCTCTATCCTCAGAGGTGCCCTGCCGACTGCGCGGCCGATTCCGGCAGGGAAGGGCAAGGCCGGATGGTCCTGCAGCTGCCGGAAGGGATCATCGATCCCCGCCGGGCCGATCACTGGGCGCGGAGCGACCAATCATGCGTGAAGACAGACTGCTCGAGCGGATCCGGACCTGGAAGGCGTCGCCCCTCGCACGGGCGCGCGAAGATCCCATGCGCGTCGTCGAGTCCGTGCTCGGGCACCTGCAGAGGATCCTCAACACCCGGCAGGGCAGTGTCCCCATCGCCGAGGACTACGGGCTACCGGATCTGA
- the tssE gene encoding Type VI secretion system needle hub protein TssE — MREDRLLERIRTWKASPLARAREDPMRVVESVLGHLQRILNTRQGSVPIAEDYGLPDLTDINADYPDSLTRFERAIRLTIQKYEPRLKVIRVRFVPDEEDLLSLRFQIVGKLAAEDLKDTVYFESVVESDGRVSVKR, encoded by the coding sequence ATGCGTGAAGACAGACTGCTCGAGCGGATCCGGACCTGGAAGGCGTCGCCCCTCGCACGGGCGCGCGAAGATCCCATGCGCGTCGTCGAGTCCGTGCTCGGGCACCTGCAGAGGATCCTCAACACCCGGCAGGGCAGTGTCCCCATCGCCGAGGACTACGGGCTACCGGATCTGACGGACATCAATGCAGACTATCCGGACTCCCTGACGCGCTTCGAGCGGGCGATACGACTGACGATCCAGAAATACGAACCTCGGCTGAAGGTGATCCGCGTCCGTTTCGTTCCGGATGAAGAGGATCTGCTGTCCCTGCGGTTCCAGATCGTCGGGAAGCTGGCCGCCGAGGACCTCAAGGATACCGTCTATTTCGAGAGCGTGGTGGAATCGGACGGCCGGGTCAGTGTCAAGCGCTGA